One region of Citrus sinensis cultivar Valencia sweet orange chromosome 6, DVS_A1.0, whole genome shotgun sequence genomic DNA includes:
- the LOC102624133 gene encoding uncharacterized protein LOC102624133 translates to MARSKAASKKQQKQQQKRGVDFKKIKRKLGRKLPPPKNATNTEVKSKAIVLPEQSVASEKAGLAVSKKGLTLKELLQQTSHHNSKVRRDALMGLKDLFQKYPAELRSHRYAVIEKLRERIGDDDKVVRETLYQLLKTVVFPGCKEDNQGPFVSLMVAYIFNAMTHLAVDVRLMAFKFFDLVVQYYPPSFSLYADKVLQNYEDILRKNQFYLEDKAKLRSALAGLVRCLSLLPCNKRKVDSSEENVAGQKILHAFELDMPAESSGFSSITKKLKDLVPVLVNCFQDFFPSVHHMPLLDAQSFDCMHSILQSIDLVVGFFGYGIHQGKPASQLSYEGPDEAIWDHTISSLLLKKLFGVFPLNPTNHLSEKVDDRFFILNIVVTEIFLRCSEWICPPGFLLEKFLQYIENALLGSTCSDSRSGKAVWEKHILLLLPFIPKLVLQVASDWKSCLLQAFTKIFEGCNLQSSLKLACLSAIEEMLIPGDDMVYPDASDPLFEYQITWIRALPQLLILLGDKHPSSSQVVLHLLLRLGQCANSSSPFSWEYENMQYSLDKFYSSCVDRGDVYYGPFIRLSWDSQELAICGLYYFSNLGPFLLKSIAFCCLCSELEPLVLFRIIEVLHSAFSAGHIQIADYISFFMTLLSRFKVLPENIYPDVESDAKISNRGTFKLLTNTVCSCLSRIGDDSLVFQILEQVIFDQLLLKPPLDNACALLRVLVVLDCKPTRLSEQGVIALSKYLSGYLFEVVHCIPEDDEENSLPTHQQTCCYYMLPCFFLFDRSPKLLKLVLNLMGSLITESSSSSSSHSYTQYGNDNSNQINAVVSALLLMHKDTKVRKIISSFKEEVVDILQIIHSLQSSDSENMNFKERHKIQCAYSRLKLVACMLPNEVPAS, encoded by the exons ATGGCCCGTTCCAAGGCTGCATCAAAGAAGCAGCAAAAGCAGCAGCAAAAACGCGGCGTCGATTTCAAA aAAATAAAGCGAAAGCTTGGCAGAAAGTTGCCGCCTCCGAAAAATGCTACCAATACTGAGGTTAAATCCAAAG CTATTGTACTTCCTGAGCAAAGTGTGGCATCGGAGAAGGCAGGTTTAGCAGTTAGCAAGAAGGGGTTGACTTTAAAAGAGCTTCTTCAACAAACTTCTCATCATAACTCAAAAGTTCGTagag ATGCGTTGATGGGTCTTAAGGATTTATTTCAAAAGTATCCAGCAGAGTTGAGGTCACATAGATACGCTGTCATAGAAAAATTACGTGAGCGTATCGGTGATGATGATAAAGTTGTCAGGGAAACGCTGTACCAACTACTCAAGACAGTGGTTTTTCCTGGGTGTAAAGAG GATAATCAAGGACCTTTTGTTTCCTTAATGGTGGCCTACATTTTTAATGCAATGACACATTTAGCTGTCGATGTGCGGCTGATggctttcaaattttttgaccTTGTTGTACAGTACTATCCACCTTCCTTCTCCTTGTATGCTGATAAG GTTCTTCAAAATTATGAGGATATTTTAAGGAAGAACCAGTTCTATTTGGAAGACAAGGCCAAGCTCAGAAGTGCTCTTGCTGGTTTGGTGCGCTGCTTGTCGCTCTTACCTTGTAATAAGAGAAAAGTTGACTCAAGTGAAGAG AATGTGGCTGGACAAAAGATATTACATGCTTTTGAGCTTGACATGCCTGCAGAATCTTCTG GGTTTTCTTCTATCACCAAGAAACTAAAGGACCTTGTACCAGTTTTAGTCAATTGTTTCCAAGATTTTTTTCCATCGGTTCACCATATGCCTTTACTGGATGCACAATCATTTGATTGTATGCATTCTATACTTCAGAGTATAGATCTTGTGGTTGGTTTTTTTGGCTATGGAATCCACCAGGGCAAACCAGCATCACAACTTTCTTATGAAGGACCTGATGAGGCAATATGGGATCACACTATTTCTTCATTATTGCTGAAGAAGTTATTTGGCGTATTTCCCCTCAATCCAACAAATCACCTTTCCGAAAAG GTTGATGATAGATTCTTTATCTTGAACATTGTGGTCACAGAAATATTTTTGCGCTGCAGTGAATGGATCTGCCCTCCTGGTTTTTTGCTGGAGAAATTTCTACAATATATAGAAAATGCACTTCTTGGCAGT ACCTGCAGTGACTCACGGTCCGGTAAAGCAGTTTGGGAGAAACATATACTTCTTCTGCTGCCTTTTATTCCAAAGCTTGTGCTGCAAGTGGCAAGTGATTGGAAGTCTTGTCTTCTTCAG GCATTTACGAAGATATTTGAGGGTTGTAATCTGCAGTCTTCACTTAAGTTAGCTTGCCTTTCTGCCATTGAAGAAATGCTTATTCCT GGAGATGACATGGTGTACCCAGATGCAAGTGATCCATTATTTGAATATCAAATTACTTGGATAAGAGCTCTGCCTCAGTTGCTAATACTGTTAGGTGATAAGCATCCATCTTCTTCCCAG GTTGTATTGCATCTTCTACTTCGCCTTGGACAATGTGCTAACTCAAGTTCTCCCTTTTCCTGGGAATATGAGAACATGCAGTACTCACTTGACAAGTTTTACAGTTCATGTGTGGACAGAG GAGACGTGTATTATGGTCCTTTCATAAGGCTTTCCTGGGATTCTCAGGAATTGGCTATCTGTGGCCTTTATTATTTCTCTAACTTGGGCCCATTCTTATTGAAGTCAATAGCTTTTTGTTGCCTGT GTTCTGAGTTGGAGCCTCTTGTATTATTTCGAATTATAGAGGTTTTGCATTCAGCTTTTAGTGCTGGACATATCCAGATTGCTGACTACATCAGCTTCTTCATGACCTTACTGTCTCGTTTTAAAGTTTTACCTG AAAACATATATCCTGATGTGGAGAGTGATGCGAAGATTTCAAATCGTGGAACCTTTAAGTTGCTCACTAATACTGTCTGCTCCTGCCTGTCACGGATAGGTGATGATTCTCTTGTTTTCCAGATACTGGAGCAAGTAATATTTGACCAACTT TTACTAAAACCACCTCTCGATAATGCGTGTGCCTTGCTCAGAGTGCTTGTTGTGCTAGACTGTAAACCCACAAGACTTTCTGAGCAGGGTGTCATCGCTCTGAGCAAATACCTTTCAGGGTATCTTTTTGAGGTTGTGCAT TGTATTCCCGAAGATGATGAGGAGAACAGTCTTCCTACTCATCAACAGACATGCTGTTATTACATGCTACCGtgctttttcttgtttgataGAAGCCCCAAGCTTCTGAAACTTGTTTTGAACTTGATGGGGTCACTGATAACTGAAAGCAGTTCATCGTCCTCATCTCATAGTTACACACAATATGGAAATGACAATTCCAATCAGATAAATGCAGTTGTTTCTGCCCTTTTATTGATGCACAAGGATACTAAAGTCCggaaaattatttcttcattCAAGGAAGAGGTGGTCGATATTTTACAGATCATACACTCGTTACAG TCCTCGGATTCAGAAAATATGAACTTCAAAGAAAGGCACAAAATACAATGTGCGTACAGTCGACTGAAGTTGGTTGCATGTATGTTACCGAATGAGGTGCCAGCAAGCTAG
- the LOC102623845 gene encoding protein CHROMOSOME TRANSMISSION FIDELITY 7 isoform X1, translating into MQSKISSFFKPSSSDENDLSARGGKKGHVIVNTFKRRARNFDGVSFSSNESTLDSPKKPISEDLSLKSQLPELGRTLNKKRSYVQLYLELGQSDFLLHTCSTCGFKYARGDESDEKVHKSFHKNYTHGIQFKGWRNERVVGMPSAEGGRVILVLDGDPPAHKNKVQEVLQMMEFELGEGWIFQKICQVYMFISSQRVAGCLVAEPIKEGFKLLSCFGDERTDGRILKKCRSHSATLQFGEISLQREVIKRASSVRSSNAVDEKHNRTIMCENEAVPAVCGIRAIWVTPSNRRKGIASLLLDAVRRSFCGEIVLEKSQLAFSQPSSAGKALASNYFGTASFLVYRT; encoded by the exons ATGCAATCCAAAATCAGTTCCTTCTTCAAGCCTTCTTCTTCCGATGAAAACGATCTGTCTGCGAGAGGAGGAAAGAAAGGACACGTAATCGTCAATACCTTCAAGCGTAGAGCTCGTAATTTTGATGG GGTTTCATTCAGCAGTAATGAGTCCACTCTTGATTCACCAAAGAAACCCATATCAGAGGATTTAAGTTTGAAATCCCAGTTGCCCGAACTCGGAAGAACATTGAACAAGAAGAGAAGCTATGTACAATTGTATTTAGAACTTGGCCAATctgattttcttcttcatacATGTTCCACCTGTGGATTCAAGTATGCTCGTGGTGATGAATCTGATGAAAAGGTTCATAAGTCATTTCACAAGAACTACACACACGGGATTCAATTCAAG gGTTGGCGTAATGAAAGAGTTGTTGGCATGCCTTCTGCTGAAGGAGGGCGTGTTATTTTGGTGTTAGATGGTGACCCGCCTGCTCATAAGAATAAG GTTCAAGAAGTTTTGCAGATGATGGAGTTTGAGCTTGGTGAAGGATGGATTTTTCAGAAGATCTGTCAG GTGTACATGTTTATTTCCTCACAGAGGGTTGCCGGCTGTCTAGTTGCAGAACCAATTAAGGAAGGATTCAAACTCTTATCATGCTTTGGTGATGAAAGAACTGATGGCAGAATCCTAAAGAAATGCAGATCACACTCAGCAACCCTTCAATTTGGGGAAATTAGTTTACAAAGAGAAGTGATCAAAAGAGCCTCTTCTGTACGTTCTTCAAATGCAGTTGATGAGAAACACAATCGCACAATTATGTGTGAAAATGAAGCCGTACCAGCTGTTTGTGGCATTAGAGCCATATGGGTCACTCCCTCAAACAGAAGAAAAGGCATTGCGAGTCTGTTACTGGATGCTGTCAG GAGAAGTTTTTGTGGTGAAATTGTCCTCGAAAAATCCCAGTTGGCTTTCTCTCAACCAAGTTCAGCTGGAAAGGCATTGGCATCAAATTATTTTGGCACCGCATCTTTCTTGGTATATAGAACTTAg
- the LOC102623845 gene encoding protein CHROMOSOME TRANSMISSION FIDELITY 7 isoform X2: MQSKISSFFKPSSSDENDLSARGGKKGHVIVNTFKRRARNFDGVSFSSNESTLDSPKKPISEDLSLKSQLPELGRTLNKKRSYVQLYLELGQSDFLLHTCSTCGFKYARGDESDEKVHKSFHKNYTHGIQFKGWRNERVVGMPSAEGGRVILVLDGDPPAHKNKVYMFISSQRVAGCLVAEPIKEGFKLLSCFGDERTDGRILKKCRSHSATLQFGEISLQREVIKRASSVRSSNAVDEKHNRTIMCENEAVPAVCGIRAIWVTPSNRRKGIASLLLDAVRRSFCGEIVLEKSQLAFSQPSSAGKALASNYFGTASFLVYRT, encoded by the exons ATGCAATCCAAAATCAGTTCCTTCTTCAAGCCTTCTTCTTCCGATGAAAACGATCTGTCTGCGAGAGGAGGAAAGAAAGGACACGTAATCGTCAATACCTTCAAGCGTAGAGCTCGTAATTTTGATGG GGTTTCATTCAGCAGTAATGAGTCCACTCTTGATTCACCAAAGAAACCCATATCAGAGGATTTAAGTTTGAAATCCCAGTTGCCCGAACTCGGAAGAACATTGAACAAGAAGAGAAGCTATGTACAATTGTATTTAGAACTTGGCCAATctgattttcttcttcatacATGTTCCACCTGTGGATTCAAGTATGCTCGTGGTGATGAATCTGATGAAAAGGTTCATAAGTCATTTCACAAGAACTACACACACGGGATTCAATTCAAG gGTTGGCGTAATGAAAGAGTTGTTGGCATGCCTTCTGCTGAAGGAGGGCGTGTTATTTTGGTGTTAGATGGTGACCCGCCTGCTCATAAGAATAAG GTGTACATGTTTATTTCCTCACAGAGGGTTGCCGGCTGTCTAGTTGCAGAACCAATTAAGGAAGGATTCAAACTCTTATCATGCTTTGGTGATGAAAGAACTGATGGCAGAATCCTAAAGAAATGCAGATCACACTCAGCAACCCTTCAATTTGGGGAAATTAGTTTACAAAGAGAAGTGATCAAAAGAGCCTCTTCTGTACGTTCTTCAAATGCAGTTGATGAGAAACACAATCGCACAATTATGTGTGAAAATGAAGCCGTACCAGCTGTTTGTGGCATTAGAGCCATATGGGTCACTCCCTCAAACAGAAGAAAAGGCATTGCGAGTCTGTTACTGGATGCTGTCAG GAGAAGTTTTTGTGGTGAAATTGTCCTCGAAAAATCCCAGTTGGCTTTCTCTCAACCAAGTTCAGCTGGAAAGGCATTGGCATCAAATTATTTTGGCACCGCATCTTTCTTGGTATATAGAACTTAg